A DNA window from Vigna unguiculata cultivar IT97K-499-35 chromosome 10, ASM411807v1, whole genome shotgun sequence contains the following coding sequences:
- the LOC114166060 gene encoding MADS-box protein AGL42-like, with protein MAPPSAANDGTTSNSGRRREIEIKEVEQRNRRCVTFSKRKLGLFNKLTELSLLCRVETAYIITSQNGNVYSCGYPTTAAVLHRYVTGRVYQQCRVTSEHEHEEFLEKQRLEYENVQNKLKEKQKQLKELKEAQNISSCFGCRWNLSHENMGLEDLEEFKCSLESLKLNLITVLQEKEASLRSDSLYKL; from the coding sequence ATGGCTCCTCCTTCTGCAGCAAACGATGGAACAACTTCAAATTCAGGAAGAAGGAGAGAGATTGAGATCAAAGAAGTTGAACAGAGAAACAGAAGATGCGTCACCTTTTCCAAACGCAAATTAGGGCTTTTCAACAAACTCACTGAACTTTCTCTTCTATGCAGAGTAGAAACTGCTTATATCATCACCTCTCAAAACGGCAACGTCTATTCCTGTGGCTACCCCACCACCGCCGCCGTCCTCCACCGCTACGTCACCGGAAGAGTGTACCAACAATGCAGAGTTACAAGCGAGCACGAGCATGAAGAGTTTCTTGAAAAGCAAAGGCTGGAATATGAGAATGTGCAGAATAAGTTGAAAGAAAAACAGAAGCAGTTGAAAGAATTGAAGGAAGCACAAAACATTAGTTCTTGTTTTGGTTGTAGGTGGAATCTCTCACATGAGAACATGGGTTTGGAGGATCTTGAAGAGTTCAAGTGCTCCTTGGAAAGTTTGAAGCTTAATCTAATCACAGTATTGCAAGAGAAAGAAGCTTCATTGAGATCCGATTCTTTGTATAAATTGTAG